One region of Termitidicoccus mucosus genomic DNA includes:
- a CDS encoding aldose epimerase family protein → MTAFGALPDGRAAQLYTLTNSQGAQVAITNYGGIVVRIVVPDRGGSMADIALGYENAGKYAAGSPYFGALIGRYGNRIAHGRFTLDGKTYKLATNNDPGGIPCTLHGGNVGFDKVLWSATPLMEKDAAGLRLHYVSTDGEEGFPGNLDVTVTYWFNNANELRLEYSATTDKATPVNLTNHSYFNLAGEGGDTILSHILTLNASKYTPVDKGLIPTGEIVPVAGTPFDFTTPHAIGERIDAANEQLMFGNGYDHNFVVDRDSPKRSGDLVKAAEVYEPMTGRAMEILTQEPGIQFYCGNFLDGSNIGKSNKPYTYRTAFALETQHFPDSPNRPNFPNTILRPGQRYETVTIYRFSAR, encoded by the coding sequence ATGACTGCGTTCGGAGCCCTGCCCGATGGTCGTGCGGCGCAACTCTACACGCTGACTAATTCCCAAGGCGCCCAGGTCGCGATCACAAACTACGGAGGCATTGTCGTGCGCATCGTTGTCCCGGACCGCGGGGGCAGCATGGCTGACATCGCGCTGGGTTATGAAAATGCGGGCAAATACGCCGCCGGTTCGCCTTATTTCGGCGCGCTCATCGGCCGCTATGGCAACCGTATTGCGCACGGCAGGTTTACACTCGACGGCAAGACCTACAAGCTCGCCACCAACAATGACCCCGGCGGCATCCCTTGCACGCTCCACGGCGGCAATGTCGGCTTCGACAAAGTACTCTGGTCCGCCACGCCGCTAATGGAAAAGGACGCTGCAGGGCTCAGGCTTCATTACGTGAGCACGGATGGCGAGGAAGGCTTTCCGGGCAATCTCGATGTCACTGTCACCTATTGGTTCAACAACGCCAACGAACTCCGCCTCGAATACTCCGCCACGACCGACAAGGCCACGCCGGTCAACCTCACGAATCACTCCTACTTCAACCTCGCGGGTGAGGGCGGCGACACGATCCTCAGCCACATCCTCACGCTCAACGCCTCGAAATACACACCCGTTGACAAGGGCCTCATCCCGACCGGCGAAATCGTTCCCGTCGCCGGCACGCCTTTTGATTTTACCACGCCGCACGCCATCGGCGAACGCATCGATGCAGCCAACGAACAGCTCATGTTTGGCAACGGCTACGACCATAACTTCGTTGTCGACCGCGACTCGCCCAAACGCTCTGGCGATCTCGTGAAAGCGGCCGAAGTATATGAACCCATGACTGGTCGCGCGATGGAAATCCTGACCCAGGAGCCCGGCATCCAATTTTATTGCGGCAACTTTCTTGACGGCAGCAACATCGGCAAGAGCAACAAACCCTACACCTATCGCACCGCGTTCGCGCTGGAAACCCAGCACTTTCCCGACTCGCCCAACCGGCCGAACTTTCCGAACACAATCCTGAGACCCGGGCAGCGTTACGAAACAGTAACCATATATCGCTTCTCCGCCCGTTAA
- a CDS encoding glycosyl hydrolase 115 family protein, whose amino-acid sequence MTHLKFLRTIFLLVAASLFGAQSVRAQVTLTSALDEPNVFALRHDSVKTVIVYDSKDAEVVKKSARLFADDIQRVTDKTVSVGTKPVENCVVVGTLGQNALIDRWASEGKLSDTDALRGAWECYTIQLLRDPQPGIKTALVVAGSDRRGAAYGLLSISELIGVSPWYWWADVPAAKKTEIILQVNKTTSKPPTVKYRGIFINDEDWGLANWAKNTFEPGVKIGPKTYEKVCELLLRLKANYLCPAMHGSSHPFNKFPENAEIANSYAIVMGSTHCEPLLFNNATEWDKKTMGDWNYATNSDTINSVLRKRVKDNGKYENVYTLALRGLHDAAMQGSANMDDRVRLMESALIDQRQILTDVLKKTLTDVPQAFFPYKEVLDVYSRGLKVPDDVTIVWADDNYGYMKRLSNPAEQKRPGRSGVYYHVSYLGKPHDYLWMGSTSPALMYEELRKAYDTTADRIWLLNVGDIKSCEFHLQLFIDMAWNINAFNYDNIANHHARWLAKNFNAESYRDYLNITSTFYRLAFSRKPELMGWGYEWNVDQSRHERVTDTEYSFSNYKEAEKRLADYDRIGKAADRLMNALPKEQQPAFFQLVYYPVRGAELMNRVHLNAQKNRIYARQGRAATNEIRDEVRKYYEELKTLTAIYNNQLGGKWNGMMSLRMGGPTTYHELPPTETVELLAEPAFGIQAEGEDVQLGTRSYNALPCFNPYLTRAYYVDVYNKSAQPLAWTLTTSAPWIVVSRNAGATATEDRIMVAIDWSKVPAGEENLLGTIEIAANNIKRQVLVSAFNPATPARAEIGGLYVEDNGCVSIPANGYARKTENGRIKMRAIHNLGYEDKCVQLGNPIQSMERPSNLKSPSLEYDFYTFHAGPVDVYTYALPTFPIFEDPNFAGHETTNVHTRFGICIDDGAILTPTSSSFEYAKDWYESVLRNCAIRKTTLYISKPGKHTLRVICGTPGIVLQKFVIDLGGMKRSYMGPPSTRVPANE is encoded by the coding sequence ATGACCCATTTAAAATTTCTACGGACAATTTTCCTTCTCGTCGCCGCATCGCTTTTCGGCGCGCAATCCGTCCGCGCCCAAGTCACCCTCACGTCTGCCCTTGATGAACCTAACGTCTTCGCTCTCCGGCACGACTCCGTCAAAACCGTCATCGTCTATGATTCAAAGGATGCCGAAGTCGTGAAGAAATCCGCCCGCCTCTTCGCCGACGATATACAACGCGTTACCGACAAAACCGTCTCCGTCGGCACCAAGCCCGTTGAAAATTGCGTCGTCGTGGGCACACTCGGCCAAAACGCACTCATCGACCGCTGGGCGTCCGAAGGCAAACTCTCCGACACCGACGCGCTCCGCGGCGCGTGGGAATGCTACACCATCCAGCTCCTTCGCGACCCCCAACCCGGCATCAAGACCGCGCTTGTCGTCGCAGGCAGCGACCGGCGCGGCGCAGCCTACGGTCTCCTCTCGATTTCCGAACTCATCGGCGTATCGCCATGGTATTGGTGGGCGGACGTTCCGGCTGCGAAGAAAACCGAGATCATTCTTCAGGTAAACAAGACCACATCGAAGCCGCCGACCGTGAAATATCGCGGTATCTTTATCAACGACGAGGACTGGGGACTCGCGAATTGGGCAAAAAACACATTCGAGCCCGGCGTCAAAATCGGCCCCAAAACCTACGAAAAAGTATGCGAACTTCTTCTCCGTCTGAAAGCGAACTACCTTTGCCCGGCGATGCATGGATCGTCGCATCCGTTTAACAAGTTTCCCGAAAATGCGGAAATCGCCAACAGTTACGCCATTGTCATGGGGTCCACTCATTGCGAGCCGCTTCTCTTCAACAACGCGACGGAATGGGATAAAAAAACGATGGGGGATTGGAACTATGCAACCAACAGCGACACCATCAACAGCGTGCTCCGCAAGCGCGTGAAGGATAACGGCAAATACGAAAACGTCTATACGCTCGCCCTCCGCGGCCTGCACGACGCGGCGATGCAAGGCAGCGCCAACATGGATGATCGCGTGCGCCTCATGGAATCCGCGCTCATCGACCAGCGCCAGATACTGACCGATGTTTTGAAAAAAACGCTCACCGATGTCCCGCAGGCCTTCTTTCCCTACAAAGAAGTTCTCGATGTGTATTCGCGAGGCCTGAAGGTGCCCGACGACGTCACCATCGTCTGGGCTGACGACAACTACGGATACATGAAACGCCTCAGCAATCCCGCCGAGCAAAAGCGCCCGGGGCGTTCGGGCGTGTATTATCACGTTTCCTATCTCGGCAAACCGCACGACTACCTCTGGATGGGCAGCACCTCGCCTGCGCTCATGTATGAGGAATTGCGGAAGGCCTACGACACCACCGCCGACCGCATCTGGCTCCTCAACGTAGGCGACATAAAATCCTGCGAGTTCCACCTGCAGCTCTTCATCGACATGGCCTGGAACATCAATGCCTTCAACTACGACAACATCGCCAATCATCACGCCAGATGGCTTGCAAAAAATTTCAACGCCGAAAGCTACCGCGATTACCTCAACATCACGTCGACCTTCTACCGTCTCGCCTTCTCCCGAAAACCCGAGCTCATGGGCTGGGGCTATGAATGGAACGTCGACCAAAGCCGCCATGAACGCGTTACCGACACCGAGTATTCGTTTTCCAACTACAAAGAGGCCGAAAAACGCCTCGCCGACTACGACCGTATCGGAAAAGCCGCCGACCGCCTCATGAACGCCCTGCCAAAAGAGCAACAGCCCGCCTTTTTCCAACTGGTCTATTACCCCGTGCGCGGCGCCGAACTCATGAACAGAGTGCACCTCAATGCGCAGAAAAACCGCATCTACGCCAGGCAAGGCCGCGCCGCGACCAACGAGATCCGCGACGAGGTGAGAAAATACTACGAAGAGCTCAAGACCCTCACCGCCATTTACAACAACCAGCTCGGCGGCAAATGGAACGGCATGATGTCCCTGCGCATGGGCGGCCCCACGACCTACCATGAGCTTCCCCCGACTGAAACTGTAGAGCTTCTCGCCGAACCCGCTTTCGGAATCCAGGCCGAAGGCGAGGACGTCCAGCTCGGCACCCGCAGTTACAATGCGCTCCCGTGCTTCAATCCCTACCTCACCCGCGCCTACTACGTGGATGTCTACAACAAAAGCGCCCAGCCGCTCGCGTGGACACTCACCACGTCCGCCCCGTGGATTGTTGTCAGCAGAAACGCCGGCGCCACCGCGACCGAAGACCGCATCATGGTGGCAATTGATTGGAGCAAAGTTCCCGCCGGAGAGGAAAACCTCCTCGGCACAATCGAAATCGCCGCCAATAACATCAAACGGCAGGTCCTGGTCTCCGCCTTCAATCCCGCGACACCGGCACGCGCGGAAATCGGCGGCCTCTATGTCGAGGACAACGGCTGTGTCTCAATCCCCGCCAACGGATACGCCCGCAAAACGGAAAATGGGAGAATCAAAATGCGCGCCATCCACAATCTCGGTTACGAAGACAAATGCGTGCAGCTCGGCAATCCCATCCAGTCCATGGAGCGTCCGAGCAACCTGAAATCCCCCAGCCTCGAATACGATTTCTATACCTTCCACGCCGGCCCGGTGGATGTGTACACCTATGCGCTCCCGACCTTCCCGATATTCGAGGATCCCAATTTCGCCGGTCACGAGACCACGAACGTCCATACACGCTTCGGCATCTGCATCGATGACGGCGCGATACTCACGCCCACATCCTCGTCGTTTGAATATGCGAAAGACTGGTATGAAAGTGTGTTGCGCAATTGCGCGATCAGGAAAACCACGCTCTACATTTCCAAGCCAGGAAAGCACACGTTGAGGGTGATTTGCGGCACCCCCGGCATCGTTCTCCAGAAGTTCGTAATCGACCTCGGCGGCATGAAGCGCTCCTACATGGGGCCGCCCTCGACACGGGTTCCTGCAAACGAATAA
- a CDS encoding glycoside hydrolase family 43 protein: MTAASALPCISRGGGESAAVAYKNPLDVAFGDPFILRASDEKYYMYGTSENEKGFRACVSDDLAHWAELGRVYEGALPESWTLKNFWAPEVYEIKGKYYMLFSADWKENPANELENFRIGVAVADSPDGPFKDLMNRPIFDPGYPIIDANLHFENGRVYLYYSRCCYKNPVASEIADWARKQGWFQEIEESWVYGVEIKPDFSGIIGEPELLLRPPVRMDDKQAEWESRSVTSREVNRRWTEGSFVFKKNGTYYMMYSANYFGGKNYAVGYATSDNPLGPFRKAGNNPVLQKNTDRGGDVTGTGHNMVFTHADGTMYCVYHGRTTTTGDKRMVFIDRIEIAPDGKLTVDGPTTTRQIIRQACGPGQTPGLH; encoded by the coding sequence ATGACCGCGGCCTCTGCCTTGCCTTGCATCTCCCGCGGCGGGGGTGAGTCGGCTGCCGTCGCGTATAAAAACCCGCTTGATGTCGCATTCGGCGACCCGTTCATTCTCCGCGCCTCCGATGAGAAATACTACATGTACGGAACATCCGAGAATGAAAAAGGGTTTCGCGCCTGCGTATCCGACGACCTGGCGCATTGGGCGGAACTTGGGCGTGTTTATGAAGGCGCGCTGCCGGAATCCTGGACGCTGAAAAATTTCTGGGCGCCGGAGGTCTATGAGATCAAAGGGAAATACTATATGCTTTTCAGCGCCGATTGGAAGGAGAACCCGGCCAATGAACTGGAAAACTTCCGCATCGGCGTCGCCGTGGCGGACAGTCCGGACGGTCCGTTCAAAGATTTGATGAACCGCCCAATCTTCGACCCCGGCTATCCCATCATCGACGCGAATCTCCACTTTGAAAACGGGCGCGTGTATTTGTATTATTCACGCTGCTGTTATAAAAATCCGGTCGCAAGCGAGATCGCGGACTGGGCCAGAAAGCAAGGCTGGTTTCAGGAAATCGAGGAAAGCTGGGTGTATGGCGTGGAAATCAAACCCGATTTCTCCGGCATCATCGGCGAGCCGGAGTTGCTGCTGCGCCCGCCCGTGAGGATGGACGACAAACAGGCCGAGTGGGAAAGCCGGTCCGTCACCTCGCGCGAGGTCAACCGCCGCTGGACGGAGGGTTCGTTTGTATTCAAGAAAAACGGCACTTATTACATGATGTATTCCGCGAATTATTTCGGCGGCAAGAATTATGCCGTGGGCTACGCCACGTCGGATAACCCGCTCGGGCCGTTCCGGAAGGCCGGCAACAATCCCGTCCTGCAAAAGAACACGGACCGGGGCGGCGATGTCACCGGCACGGGACACAACATGGTTTTCACCCACGCCGATGGCACGATGTATTGCGTGTATCACGGGCGCACCACAACGACTGGCGACAAACGGATGGTGTTTATCGACCGGATTGAAATCGCGCCCGACGGAAAACTGACCGTGGACGGCCCGACGACGACGAGGCAGATTATCAGGCAGGCTTGCGGCCCCGGACAAACTCCAGGTCTTCACTGA
- a CDS encoding FKBP-type peptidyl-prolyl cis-trans isomerase, with translation MKSKRSLLTLILALGLASGLCAQTPAPAPAADAAPAAPRLSEAQLLEVFGWFIGKQNGLEELGFSEEQVTALARGMQLAREGKEAPVTLEAAGPQLQEFLGARQEAYLAKLKSDNMAIFETLKGKPGVVFLPSGVAYEILTPGEGVYPKPEDTVKVHYTGTLIDGTKFDSSVDRGEPASFVLNEVIPGWTEGMQKINKGGKIKLYIPAEQGYGATPRQGSGIPPNATLIFEVELLDVTPPPPPAPAAASGTSAPAAQ, from the coding sequence ATGAAATCAAAACGCTCCCTGCTGACTCTCATCCTTGCGCTTGGCTTGGCCTCCGGACTTTGCGCCCAAACTCCCGCGCCGGCTCCCGCCGCCGATGCCGCTCCCGCCGCGCCGAGGCTTTCCGAAGCGCAATTGCTGGAGGTCTTCGGCTGGTTCATCGGCAAACAAAACGGACTGGAGGAACTTGGTTTTTCCGAGGAACAGGTGACCGCGCTGGCGAGGGGCATGCAACTCGCCCGTGAAGGCAAGGAAGCACCGGTGACGCTGGAGGCGGCCGGCCCGCAATTGCAGGAATTTCTCGGTGCCAGGCAGGAGGCGTATCTCGCCAAACTGAAGTCCGACAACATGGCGATTTTCGAGACCCTCAAGGGCAAGCCCGGCGTGGTCTTCCTTCCCAGCGGAGTGGCCTACGAAATCCTCACGCCGGGCGAAGGCGTGTATCCCAAACCCGAGGATACCGTGAAGGTTCACTACACCGGCACGCTGATCGACGGCACCAAGTTCGACAGTTCGGTGGATCGCGGCGAACCCGCCTCGTTCGTGCTCAACGAGGTCATTCCCGGCTGGACCGAGGGCATGCAGAAGATCAACAAGGGCGGAAAAATCAAACTCTACATCCCCGCCGAGCAGGGTTACGGCGCGACGCCGCGCCAAGGCTCCGGCATTCCGCCGAATGCGACTTTGATTTTCGAGGTCGAGTTGCTGGATGTGACTCCTCCGCCGCCGCCCGCTCCCGCCGCCGCCTCCGGCACGAGCGCCCCCGCGGCACAATAA
- a CDS encoding FmdB family transcriptional regulator codes for MPIYEYYCPDNYTIYQFFAKTLAQGQTIPQCPDNPKWRMEKMVSSFAVMNRAKKSAAAAPDAPGEGGEPASDDPRMEAAMDAMEREFAHVDENDPRAMARMMRRMAELTGEKIDGQMEDVVRKLEEGADPESLEDELGDADDGAMDDAGGADGAEGGPPDGIAKKEGRFRFKIRRRLPARRDPKLYDYDED; via the coding sequence ATGCCGATCTACGAGTATTATTGCCCGGACAACTACACCATCTACCAGTTTTTCGCCAAGACGCTCGCGCAGGGACAAACCATCCCCCAATGCCCCGACAACCCGAAATGGCGCATGGAAAAAATGGTCTCGTCGTTTGCAGTCATGAACCGCGCGAAAAAGTCGGCCGCCGCCGCGCCGGATGCCCCCGGCGAAGGCGGCGAGCCCGCCTCGGACGATCCGCGCATGGAGGCGGCGATGGATGCCATGGAACGCGAGTTTGCCCATGTCGACGAAAACGACCCGCGGGCGATGGCGCGCATGATGCGCCGCATGGCCGAGCTCACCGGCGAAAAAATCGACGGACAGATGGAGGATGTCGTGCGCAAACTCGAGGAAGGCGCCGACCCGGAATCGCTGGAAGACGAACTGGGCGACGCCGACGACGGGGCCATGGACGATGCCGGAGGCGCTGACGGCGCGGAGGGCGGCCCGCCGGACGGGATTGCAAAGAAAGAGGGACGGTTTCGCTTCAAAATCCGCCGCCGCCTGCCCGCCCGGCGCGATCCGAAACTGTATGATTACGACGAGGATTGA
- the dinB gene encoding DNA polymerase IV yields the protein MSASPLPAIVHLDADAFFVSVEQSLNPALRGKKVAVGGRERGIISSASYEARACGVYTPMPTARALRVCPDLILVHHGSGKYGEYSRRMFDLCEELTPLVERRSIDEGYIDLGPRGHGTQAEIVAVAGGLQRRIWDELQIPVSLGVATNKLVSAVASKLQKPHGFVVVPPGGEAEFLAPLDIGRLPGVGPKTEASLKALGIARVADILARGEAELQAIFGSGWLEMLAAARGEDDSPVETEHEEAKSYSQQETFARDIGDFEEIERVAKGMIDALMPQIRADGKRVRTVTVKARYPNFEHASAAHTLPESSDLETAFYPWVAPLLRKAWTKRRPLRLVSVKLSGVDDGPRQLDLFGAADDERRKRLASAVDVLKARRGDGAVMRGAQLRGPGRERG from the coding sequence ATGTCCGCCTCGCCGCTGCCCGCCATCGTCCATCTCGATGCCGACGCGTTTTTCGTGTCGGTGGAGCAGTCGTTGAACCCGGCGCTGCGCGGGAAAAAGGTCGCGGTGGGCGGGCGCGAGCGCGGCATCATCTCGTCGGCGAGCTACGAGGCGCGCGCCTGCGGGGTTTATACGCCGATGCCGACGGCGCGGGCGTTGCGCGTGTGTCCCGACCTGATTCTCGTTCACCACGGCTCGGGTAAATACGGCGAGTATTCGCGGCGCATGTTTGATTTGTGCGAGGAGCTCACGCCGCTGGTTGAGCGCCGCTCGATCGACGAGGGCTACATCGACCTCGGGCCGCGCGGCCACGGGACGCAGGCGGAAATCGTGGCGGTGGCGGGCGGGTTGCAGCGGCGGATCTGGGACGAATTGCAAATCCCCGTCTCGCTGGGCGTGGCGACGAACAAGCTCGTGTCGGCCGTCGCGAGCAAGCTGCAAAAACCGCACGGTTTCGTCGTGGTGCCGCCCGGCGGCGAGGCGGAGTTTCTCGCTCCGCTCGACATCGGCCGGCTGCCGGGCGTCGGCCCGAAGACCGAGGCGTCGCTCAAGGCCCTGGGCATCGCCCGCGTGGCGGACATCCTGGCGCGCGGCGAGGCGGAGTTGCAGGCGATCTTCGGGAGCGGCTGGCTCGAAATGCTCGCGGCCGCGCGCGGCGAGGACGACAGCCCGGTGGAGACGGAGCACGAGGAGGCGAAATCGTATTCGCAACAGGAGACCTTCGCCCGCGACATCGGCGACTTTGAGGAAATCGAGCGCGTCGCGAAGGGCATGATCGACGCGCTCATGCCGCAAATCCGCGCCGACGGGAAACGCGTGCGCACGGTCACGGTGAAGGCGCGGTATCCAAACTTTGAACACGCCTCGGCCGCGCACACCCTGCCGGAATCGTCGGACCTGGAAACGGCGTTTTATCCGTGGGTGGCCCCGCTGCTGCGCAAGGCCTGGACGAAGCGGCGCCCGTTGCGGCTGGTGAGCGTGAAGCTGTCGGGCGTCGATGACGGGCCGCGCCAGCTGGATTTGTTTGGCGCGGCGGACGACGAACGGCGGAAGCGCCTGGCCAGCGCGGTGGACGTGCTCAAGGCGCGGCGCGGCGACGGCGCGGTGATGCGCGGGGCGCAGTTGCGCGGGCCGGGGCGGGAGCGCGGGTGA
- a CDS encoding TonB family protein → MSATTTTQTHSAGPYVASLVLHGAVVLTIALSAMVFQQAQLNSPKIFELVAGEGTNYAATEAPAPSPGVSFERPDVPIIETPLQAPEPEPQPVVQPVRPVVAQPTPVITPKPVESPVKPAEKPRQSTTSWQEFQQQNKARTRAQSTGATAPSGAKSAAVPKIRVRGVTGGTGSAEGAGGNVLSRSADQDLLGLYLAQLQRQLKAAHEKPTGLGDHLSVTISFTLSATGAMSNVRVTRSSGSAEFDQSALAAFRAVRSIGERPDGKTDTRTAVFKMSDE, encoded by the coding sequence ATGTCCGCCACGACCACAACCCAGACGCATTCCGCCGGCCCGTATGTAGCCTCCTTGGTGCTGCACGGCGCGGTGGTGCTCACGATTGCGTTGTCCGCGATGGTGTTTCAGCAGGCGCAGCTCAATTCTCCCAAGATATTCGAACTCGTCGCCGGGGAGGGCACCAACTACGCCGCCACCGAGGCGCCCGCGCCGTCGCCCGGCGTCAGCTTTGAGCGGCCCGATGTGCCGATCATCGAAACGCCCCTCCAGGCGCCCGAGCCCGAGCCGCAGCCCGTCGTCCAGCCGGTGCGGCCCGTTGTGGCGCAGCCGACTCCGGTGATCACGCCGAAGCCGGTCGAATCGCCCGTGAAGCCCGCGGAAAAACCAAGGCAATCGACCACGAGCTGGCAGGAGTTTCAGCAACAAAACAAAGCCAGGACGCGCGCCCAGTCCACCGGCGCGACTGCACCCTCCGGAGCCAAGTCCGCCGCGGTTCCGAAAATCAGGGTGCGCGGCGTGACCGGCGGCACCGGCAGTGCCGAGGGCGCGGGCGGCAATGTGTTGAGCCGTTCCGCCGACCAGGATTTGCTCGGCCTGTACCTCGCGCAACTCCAGCGGCAACTCAAGGCCGCCCACGAAAAACCGACCGGGCTCGGCGATCACCTTTCCGTCACGATTTCCTTCACGCTTTCGGCCACCGGCGCGATGAGCAATGTGCGCGTGACGCGCTCCTCCGGCAGCGCCGAGTTTGACCAGTCCGCGCTGGCCGCCTTTCGCGCCGTGCGTTCCATCGGCGAGCGTCCCGACGGGAAAACCGACACCCGCACCGCCGTCTTCAAGATGAGCGACGAGTAG
- a CDS encoding peptide ABC transporter substrate-binding protein: MLRHSSASLLATVLLASLAMLAGCGKRETPVDAALRTQTLLLGNGAEPQDLDPQIITAYTDYNIVIALFEGLTVFDEATSEPVPGAAARWEVSDDGLAYTFHLRPEARWSNGDPVTAADFVTSWQRMLSPALASEYAYMLYPLENAEAYNTGALADFSQVGARALDPLTLRLTLAHPTPHLLALLAHTAWFPVHPPTILKHGKLDQRGTAWTRPGNLVGNGPFVLAEWSPNNRIVVTKNPLYYDAEHTRLRAVVFFPNDNIATDEHNFRAGQVHITYDLLPEKIPAWRRAAPESLRIDPLLETFYLRFNIKVPPLDRPGVRRALALAIDREVICRDLLHGSRQPAHFFTPPNTAGYTSAARVPTDFDAARRLLADAGFPGGKGFPVLEIQMNTDAVNQKVLQAIQEMWRRELGINVTLANRDFRVYLDHQRTIDYQISRSRWVGDYNDPGTYLDMFVTDGGNNQTHWSNPDYDRLIAGANRTMDRQKRDELFQRAEAILLDGGPIAPVFFGTRVFLIHSDVKGWTPSLLGIHRYQNVWLERSDK, encoded by the coding sequence ATGCTCCGCCACTCGTCCGCCTCCCTGCTCGCCACCGTCCTCCTCGCGTCGCTCGCCATGCTCGCCGGTTGCGGCAAACGCGAGACGCCCGTCGATGCCGCGCTCCGCACGCAAACGCTCCTCCTCGGCAACGGCGCCGAACCGCAGGACCTCGACCCGCAGATCATCACCGCCTACACCGATTACAACATCGTCATCGCACTCTTCGAGGGCCTCACGGTCTTCGACGAGGCGACCTCCGAGCCGGTGCCCGGCGCCGCCGCCCGCTGGGAGGTGTCCGACGACGGCCTCGCCTACACCTTCCACCTGCGCCCCGAGGCACGCTGGTCGAACGGCGATCCCGTCACGGCCGCCGACTTCGTCACCTCGTGGCAGCGCATGCTCTCGCCCGCGCTCGCCTCCGAATACGCCTACATGCTTTATCCGCTGGAAAACGCCGAGGCCTACAACACCGGCGCGCTCGCGGACTTCTCGCAGGTCGGCGCGCGCGCCCTCGATCCCCTCACGCTCCGGCTCACCCTCGCCCACCCCACCCCGCACCTGCTCGCGCTCCTCGCGCACACCGCCTGGTTTCCCGTCCATCCTCCCACCATTCTCAAGCACGGCAAACTCGACCAGCGCGGCACCGCCTGGACGCGCCCCGGCAACCTCGTCGGCAACGGCCCCTTCGTCCTCGCCGAGTGGTCGCCAAACAATCGCATCGTCGTCACGAAAAACCCGCTCTACTATGACGCCGAGCACACCCGCCTGCGCGCGGTCGTCTTTTTCCCCAACGACAACATCGCCACCGACGAGCACAACTTCCGCGCCGGCCAGGTCCACATCACCTACGATCTCCTCCCGGAAAAGATTCCCGCCTGGCGCCGCGCCGCCCCCGAATCCCTGCGCATCGACCCGCTCCTCGAAACCTTCTACCTCCGCTTCAACATAAAAGTCCCGCCCCTCGACCGGCCCGGGGTCCGCCGCGCCCTCGCGCTCGCCATCGACCGCGAAGTCATCTGCCGCGACCTGCTCCACGGCAGCCGCCAGCCCGCGCATTTTTTCACGCCGCCCAACACCGCCGGCTACACCTCCGCCGCCCGCGTGCCCACCGATTTCGACGCCGCGCGCCGCCTCCTCGCCGACGCCGGCTTCCCCGGCGGAAAAGGATTTCCCGTGCTCGAAATCCAGATGAACACCGACGCCGTGAACCAGAAGGTCCTGCAAGCCATCCAGGAAATGTGGCGCCGCGAACTCGGCATCAACGTCACGCTCGCCAACCGCGACTTCCGCGTCTATCTCGACCACCAGCGCACGATTGATTACCAGATCAGCCGCTCGCGCTGGGTCGGCGACTACAACGACCCCGGCACCTACCTCGACATGTTCGTGACCGATGGCGGCAACAACCAGACCCATTGGAGCAATCCCGACTACGACCGTCTCATCGCCGGGGCGAACCGCACGATGGACAGGCAGAAACGGGACGAACTCTTCCAGCGCGCCGAAGCCATCCTGCTCGACGGCGGACCCATCGCCCCGGTTTTTTTCGGCACGCGCGTCTTTCTCATCCATTCCGACGTGAAAGGCTGGACGCCGTCCCTTCTCGGCATCCACCGCTACCAGAACGTCTGGCTGGAAAGAAGTGACAAGTAA